Within the Medicago truncatula cultivar Jemalong A17 chromosome 4, MtrunA17r5.0-ANR, whole genome shotgun sequence genome, the region tggcctctttgccaagctacaaaccaatgataacaaattacatcaccaaatgaactaaaatttgcaaaaataaatgctaagctaaagaaagtggaggaagtagtggaatgctatgaaatgtatgacacatgagatgaaatagttagtaAAATGAAGCATAGAATAGTAGgaaataatcaaaaggaaatgcataagaatggcaaagaaaaagtaacaaagtggtaaaaacctaaaaaaaaacatttgatatgatacctaaagaTGCTAGTGACCCATAAttatcacatcatggcaattttgaaagaaattttgtttcaagccatgacatgcaATTAATGGAGACATGTGCAAGCAAaatatcacaccaaattcataaagaaatttaccactttattcctaaaaataaacacttattgcttgtaaaacaagaaattcataaaatcatatccaaacacaacaaaaaataagcacatttccagaggcatattcatcaccatattaggcatcattcattcatatcatactatcaaaatgtcaagaacaaaacatagcaaaatgcataccaaaagtgtaaaaacacatggaattaGTTCATACCattttaacacatttttttttgcaagaaacaCCATAGCAATGCCAAAAATATACCAAGAAACAAccaggatttttttttaggatttttataaaaaaggtgagcaagcaacaggtgcaagtagcaaaaaaaagcagtgtgaatagcacaaaaaaaagcaaaaacgtaaAAGCAATGGATAAAGCCCAAGCCCAATAACCACAAGATCCGGATGCATAGGGGAcgtacgattgatccaggattctgaaaccctagatcaaacggccaggaacaaaagggactggaccggtcttggaccggtccggttcactggcttataaaAGTGAAGGAACAccggttttcttcatttttcactcccctttctctctctagctcttctctcttctctcacctctcacctctctctaacctcgccgccggcgaggatgaagctacggcggagaccttgaaggtccgccggaaacttcatcttctccggcgagttcatgcagtttccggtgacctaaaattccagatttcaaagattcttgcatattttgattcgtcctttaaccctaaacacgaatccagcatttgttttttcaaatacggcttgaaacgacgtagatcttggaaaaaacttttacggttttgaaatgattttttgatttttgaacgagatcgtttagatctttaaagatctacatcgtttcgtcgtttgattacttttttGACGCTTGTTCTCGTTTTCAAAACGTTGATCCTTACGGATCTAGATTTTGATGTTTACGGTTatagttttctttgaattctggaacctttggatctgttttgcttgcgtgatttttaggtttaacagtgatattacttttgaaaaagaggaaatgagttttacctgaagttttggttgaaactttaatggaggaaaatctttggaaagaagtttgaatgttcttgatgattttgattcttctgcttgctttttggaccgaaaataaatcggtttaccggttcctcttcttcatcttctctgattctttctctgcttctctgtgattacgtgcttgagcttgcttcaatgtttcTTAGATTTACGTGAGGAAAccctgtgatcagtgcttgagcttgcttcaatgtgagctcgcacttggaattgcaggaaaatcttcaatccggtgatgaagattcacacgaatctctgaggattgatgcaaaaatgttgattctgatgaaaattagggtttctggaaaacggttagggtttttgttcttggtgttcttgagaaattctgagaaattttctgtttttgatctaactgctgagaaagagaaagttggatttgtgtttgtgagttggcgtgtgattaatgggtctgtgtggcactgtacaccttttatagcttgacatgtgtgtattggaaccaataggaaactgacatgtggcattggactgaAAAAAAAGCGCTGCCCTGTAACTTTAacttgaaggacctgtttgcaaatttgaaaaaatatatggactggactgaaaaatgaaagtaaggactaaaatgcaattaaaaactTTTGGACAAAacatgcaattttgggacctcaattgagggaccaaaatgcaatctaaaaataaaattgaataaaaaacgtaatttgaccaaacgtaaagcgaaacaaaaataaaattgacaaaacggactaaaacgaaccaatggcctaaatgaggtacttcaaagtaacctccccatgccaaaattttatgtgaaatgaccaaaatgcccctagggctaaaaatgacctaaactgactcaaacagactctgacactgactcagatgcaaacttgagatgaaatgttaaaaatgaatttgaaaagactcagagacagtcacaaggatgaaaatgggtcccactgcaggaaatgaccaaaatacccttctgtatgacttttttgcaaattttgaaataaactgaggtaaaaacaatgtaatgattcagagacacttttgaatgacttacaagacaagtaaagacattttgaaaagttttatgcaagaaaaacataggtaaaattgcgattgaaaatactgcgaggcagagacaatttgaactgtgcagttgaaatttgataactgACAaagttgaaatgaaattgggcccagtatttttaggtccaaaaacagggtataacaaggGGCAAACTAGCTAACCTTGATTATCTATTTATAAATGCATCTATGCGCAAAATGTGCAAATTCAAAGAAAGATGTGTTAAAAAGACGCTAACCGGTTTTCCTACCATGTGTGTGATAAGATAAAGGGTCTTAATGTGATTGTCTAGAATGAAAGAGGATGAATGAAGCCCAGATTTGAGACTAAGGTACAATGGCATGATCTGAATTTGTATGTTAGGAGGGAGACCTTTGCCCGCTTAATGCGGCATGTGTTGTTACAATGTCTTTAGAGTTGATTTTAGTACCAAGAGTTTTAACACTCAATCATTCCGATTTCTTAAACCACTTGCAACCACTTGTGATGCTATTTCTTCTTAAATTCTGTCTGTATGAATTGCTGCAATTTATTTGATAATGCAAGCTAAaatttgcttgaggacaagcaatgGTTCAAGTATAGGGGAGTTTGATAACATGGAAAATACAACATCATTTCAGCTCGTTTTGTGTGTAGTTTAGGCCTAAATTCTCTGGTTTTGTCTATGTTATGCTGGGTTGTATGGCTATGTTTCAGGTACACAGCAATAAAGGCCTTCATGCGCAAAAATGACGGAATTCAGTGAGAAAACAAAGAAGGAAAGAAGTCTTAAGGAATTCTGCTTCAGGGTGACGGCCGTCATACCCTGTGACGTGCTGATCGTCACCCTCCAACTCGACCTGGCTGTCACCAGCATCCCAGACCGTCACCACCCCGTGACGAGCAGATCGTCACACCCTGTGACGTCCGTCACGGGTTCGGAAGAAGCAGTCTCCCCCATTATCTGAAACGGTTTCCAAATTTCTCTCCCACTCGCTCCACCTGCAGAAGCACGATCAGAGCACGTTTCCAATGAAGCTTGGCCTATAAATAGACCCGGAGAGGAGTCCTGCAGCACGCACGCTTTCAGTTTTAGCTTTAGATTTTcagaaaacagcttattttccATTTTAGCTTAAGTTAGTTTTTCGCAAGTTTTACAATTCCGATTTGAGCAAGAATCATATCCACAGATTTGTAAACAGATTTTGGTTCATTATGTGAAGAAATAACATCCAGACTTGTCTTCTAAATTTTGTGCAATTTAGTCCCTGAGTTCTTCTGTTTACGTTTCTTCACCATTGTTCCtgtttctcttttatttcttgtttataattcttttttctGTTTAACTACTGCATATGCAAGCTGCTGCATAGTATTGCTTGTTAGTAATTTGTGTTTTGCAGCGGAATGCTTATTCAGCAATTTGCATAGAACCTGTTTGAACTTACACTCAGTTATAGTGGTGAATATTGCAGCTGCTCTTTTACTCGTTTTTAGTTGCCATCTGATAACAGGTTAGGTACTTTCAATATTTATTAGCTTCCTCTTTAGCATGAACTCAGTAGAAGGATATTTagtgattaatttaattatgtctGAGTAGATTTCCATAGAGTCCGGAATGTGATGAATGTCGTACCAATGGTGCTCTGTTAATTTGTATGATTAGAAATTGTAACaggaattatttttaaagtctaAAAATTCTGACTTTAAACAATTAACATTTACAATGAAAGTTGAAATACAGTGATACCGGTTTCATATCGAAAGAGTGAAACCTGTATCTGACCgtagaatttttaggaattgattttgaaatacaGCGAAAgcgttttctttaattaatttagaaatttcaaattttcaaaaaggcTATTTTAAACTTGCGGTCGTACATGCGAAAGCTGACGCTTGTGAGTTTAAAATACAGTATCGGACGTACGAAAGTCGACGGTGCCtttaaatttgttctttttacaCGCGAAAATATTGTCCTgttgcaaataataaaatataacttaaCAAGTACTCACGGTCGACGTAAATTATATTCCGGTCTCTTGTCATTAGTATTAATTTAAAGCAACTTATTTTCCCAATTTTGCAACCAAATTAATTTGCATCGCCTtagataaacaacgtaacaattaATTACGGTACTTGACATTGGTCTCTGTGGGTTCGACAATCTTTTATACTAAAACCGATATTTCCGTGCACTTGCGAACCTatcaataacatatatattttttatttaagtggcGGGTggatattagatttaatttttcgttaAAGGCCCGTAGAATTTGGAGGTCCGGCCTGGTTGAGCACCTTGCACACCCTCAAGCCGGGCCTGCttataatatgtttgtttgCTGGACCTATAAGTTGTTGATTGTGATACATCAACTATTTGGTGTTATACAAGTCTTTGCATgatataatatgatatgatattgatATGATACGTTAataattgcttttgttttgaTACATTGCTGTTCTAACTTATTATTCAATCATTGGTTTGATGACCTTATTCAACACATATCTTGCTCAGACATTATTGTTTTTACTTATTCAATCATAGCTTTGACGACCACACACACACGCAGGCTATATTTCATCCACATGCTAAGTGCCGACATCACTCACCATCCTTTGTCTGGTTATAGGAATTCCCTTCCAAACTCTATGGTTACAATCTAATGCACATATTAACTAGAccttttgaattatataaataaCGTCTTCGTTGAAGAGGTCGAATCAAGAGATGCTctaacaaaatcaaaagaagaGTTATACTAACCAGTGTCCCAAAGACATCGGTTAAggaagttataaaaaataatattgcgAAACTAAGGTGTTccaaactaaaaattgaaggaggCCGTGAACAAATTCGAAGAGAGGTTAAAATGCGAGATCAATCTTCTAATGACAACAATCCAAGAATCCGTTTCAAAAATAACTTGAGATAAATCCAGACTACCATAACATGGAGGAGCCTAAAGGGAGCGATTCTTTAACATGTATCCGCATGTATGGAGCTACCGATAAGAAATCAAACACTacataaatttgtttatttgtgtATGCTAAACGAGACAGTGAAGCTGACATTTATGTACCCAACAGTTTCTGTACTGCATCATGTTTCGACATATATGGTAAACTAAAGTATGCCAATTATAAAGAACTCTAAAAGGTGTGTCTGTTTTGATTACTAAATTTAATTTGCAATCTAAACTTTGATAATTTTCCGATTAAGGCAACTGCAGTTGAAGCTTAATGTACCATAATTGATTTCTGTTATCTGCAATATCAACAATACAGAAAGTATTAAACAACTATATTCACTGTTCCATTATGTAGATCTTTTGATGACCACAGTCCACAGTTTTAAAATACTACTAAAACAAGCAATAATTTCTAATCTTATTTGATTGGCAGCTAGAGTAACCCAGAAAAATACACCTGGAACAATTATGCTAATATCAGCTATAGGAAATTGGCTTCCCTAAAAATAGATAGTATATAAAATTTGgtctataaaagaaaatatataggACCAATGTGAATTGAGTCCTGCAGAAGATATATTAGACTCCCAATTCCGAATTAATGTTAATCTTGAGTGTCAAAGATACACACATTTAATGTTGACACACTTCGAATAGAATTACCTCAAGTGGAAGATACTTatggaaaccaaaaaaaaaaatacaggaaATGAGAACATAAAAGTTTTCATTtagatttcatcatattttgattaatttgtatACGATttctaataattatttaaatctaGTCATAGTTACCTTTATTCTCCTTGACTTTTCCTTACCTAACTGTCGTTGTTTTCCTGTAACTCTTGGTCTGTTTGAAGAATGGGAGGGTAGCATTATGCCGTGTGTATGATAATATCATTGAGTATGAATTGTCAATATTCCAGTATTATATGATGTTTGTGTATGACAATATCTTTGCCATATTAATATtccaatattattatatattatctgATTAGTTTTGCTATACTACTATGCTATGATGCATAACTTCTTGGCATCTcttacacacacacatacatataaCTTAAACTTATTCAATCATGGCTTAGATGACATTATTCAACATCTTATACTTAGCTCAGATGCATCATAATTTTAGTATTTGAATGATTTGGCATGTGTAAGATATCATTTCAAAAGCTATAGTTAGCATTTTGAGTAGATGATATTCATAAACTGCGATATCTTTAAATTATATAAGCTAAATTTTGGTTTCAGGATCATtgatgataagaaaataaataatgaaataaaatgatttCATTACTAAGAGTAAAAGAAACCAAAATAAGATGGTTGGTATTAGGCATGACAATGaggcggggtggggacgggttttacatTCCCGTCTTCATATctgattctcatatacttacccgttaccctaccgatatccaacggggatgagaaattgaataatttttttaataataaatagaagtttttttgtaACCCCTAAAGAAATATTGTGATGCATTATCGAGCAATATGCTCACTTAACATTTGTTCGATTGATTTATTTAGTTGTTCCTTTAAATATTAGTGGTAGTTTTTATAACACggcaattatcaaacaaaataacatgacatcaacgtaaagtaatttttttgcaATTGGGACGGGTTTGAGTATGTGATTGGGGTGGATATctatatacccgttacccgtcctatacccgtattttgaaatcggggaaaaGCCAAACTCATATCCAAACTCAGTCAAAATAggaaaaacccgtcaaattgaaTTTGGTTCGGGCGGGTAACCACAGacagatatgagtttggttgcCATGCCTAGTTGGTAGGTAAATGTTGAGCTTATATTGCACAAGGAAGTAAAAAAGGTTTGGAGATAGAATGTGTTTGGTGAAAATTAGTAAATGAATTGACGGAGATATAGTCAATGGACTTCCAACAATTACATACAATACACACAACGCTGAACTCAAACACAAAAACCTATTAGTTTATCATAACTACAtacattgatttttctttttctacaaaacaaaatatggAACAATCATGTTTCAATGGCTATAATAATACGATGAAGAAATCGTAGATGGTGTTTTTTCAAGAACTTGTAACACCTCTTTCATTTGTGGCCTTTTTTGAGGTACATTAGTCACACAACTATACCCTAACTTAAAATAAGCCAACAAAGCATCCTCCTTACCTTCCATGTCAGCACGAATCGCCACATCAACCATCCTCAAAGCTCGATTCTTATCCTCAACCAAAACCGCTGGGCCTTGGCCCATATCATCAAGAACCACAATCTTCCCCGTTAATAGTTCAAGAAACATGACCCCAAAAGAGTACACATCCCATTTTGGGTGAGGTTTCAAATTCCTAAGTGATTCAGGAGCATGATAAGGTGACACACCACCTATGGAActtgggcttgggcttgggcTAGGCCCACATGTAAGATCTTGAAAACTATCACGTGAGGCTGATGATCTTTTACTTCCAAAAATACGTGCTGAACCTCCTGCTTTACTATAACTTGTGTCACCTGTTACTATTCTTTCAAGCCCAAAGTCTCCAATTTTGGGCTCCATATCATTGCCCAATAGAATATTGGTAGGCTTCAAGTTTCCATGCACGTGCTTCTTCTCGTGGAGATAAGTCAGCCCACGTGCCACACCTTTTGCTATCTTGAGCCGTATTTCCCACGGTAAGTGGCTAGGTGAGGACCCCACCTTCCCTGAAATTCATTCCAAGCACACATAAATGtactttttcatcaaaaaaagcAAGACAATAGTCGGTGAATGGAAGAAAATATCCTCTACATAATgaaacataaagatgaaaagaaaagaacaactATTTTGTGATATAAATTATGAGAAACACAAATAATTGAAGCACGTGAATGTTCACATAATCCTTAACATACTGTACTACAAAATGGTCCTATTTTTTTAGTTGCACCTATGAATTTGGGATTTGCTTGGTAAAAAAAGTTCATAGGTCATAGCCaataaattatactccctccgtcccttaatacatGATACAGTTGACTCCATTACGCATTTCAATGCATgattttgagcttaaatatcttgaataatatgttagaaaaaatcatgaaaatttgatattttgaaaatactcatcgagacgaatctaacgatatctaatatgatattatttatctatatatgtatattagtagaaaaatattgtcaaagtaaactaggtcaaaattgcaaattttcaaCTAAGTCATCTAttgcgggacggagggagtaatagatAAATTAATAGGTTAAATTTGTCATGTTTGCTGAAATTAGCGATTCAACtaattgataaatatgaaatgacataatctataaaagttcataatacttattttattttcaattaagataacaaatataaaattaagataaagTTATGAACTATACTCCAAGTTATGAGCTACttgaattaatttataaaaaaactcataaaatgcatgattttattttttatcaaagtctagtgaagaaaaaattatcaaagtctatttttatcatataaacttGTATGCTATGCTATGCTATGAATTGGATGATTTACTATAAGGTCAAATACTACCCTTGTCAAAGAGAGCCTTGAGAGTGACAATTgacaaaaacaagaaacaatAAGCATGTAATGTTTCCAATTATGTGCTAAATTATAAGAACCACGAATAATAGAAGCACATGAATGATATGTCcacataaaataaaggaaaatggtCCTATTTTTCCTTTCCAATTTGCACTAggatttgataatgataaagaGAGTcacaaaaacaagaacaaaaacaagaaacaatAGGCATGTAAGTGTTTCCAATTATGGTCACGCGTATCGTTATCAGAAAGCCATGGAACGACCCTTGGGCAATAAAGTCTCaacatcatataaaaaaaatcaaaaaattaaaatgtataaaGTCTCAACATAGTTGACTATGGTTCATTAAAGTAAAGGGTTCCGTTGCACCTACTTCACCATCAATGTCATGACTTATAACAATTTCATATCCTATAACCCAAGTGCATTCTAGTGAAAACAAATGCAATACACTAACATGCACAAAACAcagtaaaaattaaatatttaccaAAGTTAAAGAAATTACTTACTGTAACGAACGTTGGCAAGACAACCATTAGGAACAAAATCATAGATAATGAGTTTTTCTTCATGTCCCCAGTAAAATCCACGAACCCTAACTAAATTTGGATGAACTAATTTAGCTATAACCCGAACTTGATTCTCAAAATCCTTGAACCTTTCAACACCATTTTCACCAATTCTACGAACTGCTAAAGAAGTTCCATCTTCAAGAACAGCTTTATACATTATACTTGAACCAGTAGCTCCTAAAATATACGCAGAAGCTTTCAAAAGTGTTTCCACTTCAAGCTCTCTTTCACCATCAACTATGACCAGAGTGCCTGTACCCGAACCCGTACCAGCTTTATTCTCACCTTGCTTTTGATTCTCAGcatcaacatttttttgtgATATTTCCACGTCACTATCTGAAGAACTTTGTGTCTCCGAGGATTCTTCATCTTCTGTTCTTTTTCTTAAACAAGACCACCTTGTAAACCCTTTTGTCTCTAAGGTTGATGAAGAATTCTCACTTCTTGCAGTAGcaacttcattttttattgcattttccgcatctttttttctctttagcttataaacataaacaaaaaccaTAGCTAAGATTCCAATTCCAACGAAATCACCAATAACAATTCCTATAATAGTTCCTTTTCTCAAACCACTCTGTTTCTTCTCTGAAGACTCTGTTGTTTGTGATTGAGGAGAATCATTATCAAAATTCTTCGGCATTGCGGCGAGTGCAGGAGGAGAAGAACCTTGAGGAttagaagaaggagaagaaggaaTAGAACAAGGATTTTTCATTGGTTCACCACATAGATCACTATTACCAGAAAACACTTTTGTTTCCTGGTTCAACAAAACAGGGGACTCCGGTATTTCGCCAGTGAGATTGTTGAATGATAGATCAACGGTTGCGTTACTGGGAATTTTCTCGGCGAATTCCCGTGGAATTTCACCGGAAAATCTGTTGTAGGAAACATTCAAGTAACGCAAGGAATCACCGCCAAAATCTTGAGTTAATGACCCGTTTAACAAATTTGAAGACAGATCCAAAATTTGTAAAGTTCGTAAATCTTTAGGAAGAAAACCAGTGAAGTAATTGTTCTTAAACGAAGCTACGGTTAAGTTTTGCATGTTTGAGAGGTTGTTTGGTAGTTTTCCAGTGAAAGCATTGTCTGAAAAGTTAAGAAACTGAAGATTTCTAAGCTCTGTTAAAGACTCTGGAACTTCACCTGTTAACAAATTGTTcgaaaaattaagaaaacataGCTCAGAATTTGGCTGAAAAAAGTTTGAAGAAAGAGACCCATTAATGGAATTATTAGAAAGATCAAGAATTTGAAGGTGTTCAATGGTACCaagatcagaaggaattgaactaACAAGCTGAGAATTTGGTAGTGATAAACCAGTAACACGAAACGGTGTATCATTGTTTGTGTTTGGTGTTATTATGGAACAAGAAACACCGTTCCATGAACATGGTGTTTGGTCGCTGTAATTCCAATTTGAGAGCACCAATAAAGGGTCGTTAAGAACAGCATATTTGAAAGAAAGTAACAAAACACCATCGTTAGTGAGTGAAAAACAttggtttagggttagggttaaaGATAGGAGtgtgagaagaagagaaagtgTTGTTTTCATGGTTTTAGAAATTTGACTAGGGAGTGGTTTTTGAACATTGTTTGAAGAGAGAacggagagagaaagaagagggaaagaggTAACGGGGATTTAATGCGATAGGACAGAGGTCCATGTGGAAGgaattatattgttgatgaatgaatgtgaaaatgaaaatgaaaatgaaaatataaaaataaaactatatgaGGGTTGATATTAAAAGGGTGTAGAAGAAGGACATTTACAGCTCAACAAAACTTATACCTCTTGTTGCAAatatgctctctctctctctcttacgCTGCTACAATTTATGGTTGAGCTCTAAATAGTTTAATGGCATTCTC harbors:
- the LOC25493496 gene encoding probable LRR receptor-like serine/threonine-protein kinase At4g37250: MKTTLSLLLTLLSLTLTLNQCFSLTNDGVLLLSFKYAVLNDPLLVLSNWNYSDQTPCSWNGVSCSIITPNTNNDTPFRVTGLSLPNSQLVSSIPSDLGTIEHLQILDLSNNSINGSLSSNFFQPNSELCFLNFSNNLLTGEVPESLTELRNLQFLNFSDNAFTGKLPNNLSNMQNLTVASFKNNYFTGFLPKDLRTLQILDLSSNLLNGSLTQDFGGDSLRYLNVSYNRFSGEIPREFAEKIPSNATVDLSFNNLTGEIPESPVLLNQETKVFSGNSDLCGEPMKNPCSIPSSPSSNPQGSSPPALAAMPKNFDNDSPQSQTTESSEKKQSGLRKGTIIGIVIGDFVGIGILAMVFVYVYKLKRKKDAENAIKNEVATARSENSSSTLETKGFTRWSCLRKRTEDEESSETQSSSDSDVEISQKNVDAENQKQGENKAGTGSGTGTLVIVDGERELEVETLLKASAYILGATGSSIMYKAVLEDGTSLAVRRIGENGVERFKDFENQVRVIAKLVHPNLVRVRGFYWGHEEKLIIYDFVPNGCLANVRYRKVGSSPSHLPWEIRLKIAKGVARGLTYLHEKKHVHGNLKPTNILLGNDMEPKIGDFGLERIVTGDTSYSKAGGSARIFGSKRSSASRDSFQDLTCGPSPSPSPSSIGGVSPYHAPESLRNLKPHPKWDVYSFGVMFLELLTGKIVVLDDMGQGPAVLVEDKNRALRMVDVAIRADMEGKEDALLAYFKLGYSCVTNVPQKRPQMKEVLQVLEKTPSTISSSYYYSH